GGCGCGTGCACGCGCGGCTCCCCGGCGGGCTGCACGACGTGCGGCCGGGCGACGCGACCCGATCCCCCACCGCCCCCGCCGACGCCCGCCCCCGCATCCAGGAGGACCGATGACCGACAGCAGCACCCCCGTCCGCGTGCTCATCGTGGACGACCAGGCGCTCGTGCGCATGGGCTTCCGCATGGTGCTCGACGCGGAGCCCGGGATCGACGTGGTGGGCGAGGCCGCCGACGGACGCGCCGCGGTGTCGCGGACGGATGAGCTCCGGCCGGACGTCGTGCTGATGGACGTGCGCATGCCGGGCATGGACGGGATCGAGGCCACCACGGAGATCGTGGCGCGGCACCCCGCGACCCGCGTGATCGTCCTGACCACTTTCGACCTCGACGAGTACGCGTTCGCAGGGCTGCGCGCGGGCGCGAGCGGCTTCCTCGTCAAGGACACGCGTCCCGAGCACCTGATGCAGGCGATCCACGCGGTGGCCGACGGCGACGCCGCCATCTCCCCCCGGGTCAC
The nucleotide sequence above comes from Clavibacter sp. B3I6. Encoded proteins:
- a CDS encoding response regulator transcription factor, whose product is MTDSSTPVRVLIVDDQALVRMGFRMVLDAEPGIDVVGEAADGRAAVSRTDELRPDVVLMDVRMPGMDGIEATTEIVARHPATRVIVLTTFDLDEYAFAGLRAGASGFLVKDTRPEHLMQAIHAVADGDAAISPRVTRRMIELLGTAMPAAGAAAGTGEGAGDPRLRPLTARELEVLTALAEGLTNQEIAGRLYLSESTVKTHVGRVLAKLDVRDRVQAVILAYDCGLVRPGA